In Arachis hypogaea cultivar Tifrunner chromosome 17, arahy.Tifrunner.gnm2.J5K5, whole genome shotgun sequence, a single window of DNA contains:
- the LOC112766175 gene encoding probable BOI-related E3 ubiquitin-protein ligase 2, whose protein sequence is MDFRQHYQPHKPQSFINLHTIDSDAQMSQPNSYFNPADLLHSPPLIVAGLAPADGGADLQWSYGLEKEGKRLKEHDFLENNSQVSCVDFMQLRPVSTGLGLSLDNTRFPSTGDSALSSLVVDDIDRELLQQDAEFDRFIRVQGEQMRQSILRKVQETQLQSLSIIENEVLRKLHEKESEVETINKKNVELEERMEQLSAEADVWQQRARYNENMISALKFKLQQVYVHSRDSKEGCGDSEVDDTASCFNGHSIDFQLLSQEKNNMKEMMTCKACRVNEVTMLLLPCRHLCLCKNCESKLSFCPVCQSSKFIGMEVFM, encoded by the exons ATGGACTTCCGACAACACTACCAACCACACAAACCCCAATCTTTCAT AAATTTGCACACGATCGATTCTGATGCTCAGATGTCGCAACCCAACTCCTACTTTAACCCCGCCGATTTGCTCCACAGTCCTCCCT TAATTGTTGCTGGGCTTGCTCCGGCTGATGGCGGTGCCGATTTGCAATGGAGTTACGGTTTGGAGAAGGAGGGAAAAAGGTTAAAGGAACATGATTTTTTGGAGAACAATTCTCAGGTATCCTGTGTTGATTTCATGCAGCTTCGACCGGTTTCCACTGGGTTGGGTTTGTCACTTGACAATACACGTTTTCCTTCCACCGGAGATTCTGCTTTGTCTTCGCTTGTTGTCGACGATATTGATCGAGAGTTACTTCAGCAGGATGCTGAGTTTGATAGATTTATCCGAGTACAG GGTGAACAAATGCGGCAATCCATTCTACGGAAAGTTCAGGAAACGCAACTTCAGAGTCTATCTATCATTGAAAACGAAGTCCTTCGTAAACTCCATGAGAAAGAATCTGAGGTAGAAACCATCAATAAGAAGAACGTAGAACTTGAAGAGAGAATGGAGCAgttaagtgctgaagccgatgtCTGGCAACAACGAGCCAGATATAATGAGAATATGATTTCTGCTTTGAAATTTAAGCTTCAGCAAGTTTATGTCCATAGCAGAGACAGTAAGGAAGGATGTGGTGACAGTGAGGTAGATGATACAGCTTCATGCTTCAACGGCCATTCCATTGATTTTCAACTTCTCTCCCAAGAGAAGAACAATATGAAAGAAATGATGACTTGCAAGGCTTGCAGAGTCAATGAAGTCACCATGCTTTTATTACCTTGTAGGCATCTCTGCCTCTGTAAAAATTGCGAGAGTAAGCTCAGTTTTTGTCCTGTGTGTCAATCCTCTAAATTCATTGGCATGGAGGTGTTTATGTAA